The following are encoded in a window of Impatiens glandulifera chromosome 5, dImpGla2.1, whole genome shotgun sequence genomic DNA:
- the LOC124939766 gene encoding uncharacterized protein LOC124939766, which translates to MVADVTTFIRILNDYDDQNQKTRESVGGVGAGTSSALITRDLLGGCSTLESKELDLDLKVPSGWEKRLDLKSGKVYIQKCNSPNSSSPSLSSSESKAKQEDIINFPPQTKKSLNLLDDIGLKLRLSTSSSSSPSSCYQSVCTLDKVKCALERAKNESNYKKRSKYSSSNSNSSSSIKETGMEVDEEVEKKPISSSLAVGCPSCLLYVLILKNNPQCPRCHTTVPLPQTDKRPKIDLNISI; encoded by the exons ATGGTTGCTGATGTCACAACTTTCATCCGGATTTTGAACGATTACGATGATCAGAACCAGAAGACCAGAGAATCAGTCGGTGGAGTAGGAGCAGGAACATCGTCGGCACTGATTACTCGGGACTTGCTTGGAGGATGCTCGACCCTTGAATCCAAAGAACTTGACCTAGATTTAAAGGTCCCATCTGGTTGGGAAAAGCGTCTCGATCTGAAG TCAGGGAAGGTATACATCCAAAAATGCAACTCACCTAATTCATCTTCACCATCTTTGTCTTCATCAGAGAGTAAAGCCAAACAAGAGGACATAATAAACTTCCCTCCCCAAACAAAGAAATCACTCAATCTCTTAGATGATATTGGCTTGAAGCTCAGGCtctcaacatcatcatcatcctcgcCATCGTCCTGTTACCAGAGTGTGTGTACTCTTGACAAGGTTAAGTGTGCCCTTGAAAGAGCCAAGAATGAAAGCAATTATAAGAAGAGATCTAAATATTCATCCTCTAATTCGAATTCCTCATCTTCCATTAAGGAAACAGGTATGGAAGTAGATGAGGAGGTGGAGAAGAAACCGATTTCCTCTTCGTTAGCTGTTGGCTGCCCAAGTTGTCTTCTTTATGTGCTTATATTGAAGAACAATCCACAATGTCCTCGATGTCACACTACTGTTCCATTGCCCCAAACAGACAAGAGGCCCAAAATTGATCTTAACATATCCATATGA